CGGGGAAACAGTTCTGTCCCGGCGACAACATGACCGTGCGGCCGGTGGGATCGCGCCTCCGCCAAGACAGGGAACGGAACCGACAGATGCTCATCCCGGTTTCCCCGCGGCACTTCCGTGATCCTGAGGTCCGACCGTTACCGGCTGGTCGAGCCCCCCCATCGGGGAGGGGCGCCACCTTTGCCCTGCAAGGGTGACACTACAATCCATGCCCCGTCCCACACACAGAGCGCCCGGTGACTGGATTGCACGCGAGGCAATTCCGTTCTCTCCCGATTCGCCCGGGATATCTTCAGAGGTAATGCAAACGCTATCGGAAAAGAGAACCGGTGGAGGATGCAGAACGGGAGAGAGGGATTGCCCCCTTTCAGAGCGCGGCGGCGTTCAACGAGATCGTCCTGAAGGAGGCCATTGCGGACGCGGCCTCATCGGGGCTGAAATCCCGGAGGGACGCCTTCGTCACGCTCTGCCCTATCCGGAGCATCTCCGGCCGGAGCGGTTGTTTACAAGAAAAGGGGAAAGGTCGGCCTCAACTCCGTTTCAGCACGTTGATGGCGATGCTGAAGGGATCGGATCCGTCCGAGTAGACGAGTTCCATCTCGTCGGGAGCGATGAGGGTGCCCGAAGAAGACCCGCCGCCGTATTCGATCAACCGGATCGTCTTACCGTCGCGGCCGATCACTCCGGCGCAGGGAGCGGTCTCCCAGACCGGGGAACCGGTCTCGTTCGTGAAGAAGATCTCTCCCGAGAAGATCCGGTCGTTCTGTTCGGTGACGCTCATCGTGATGGTATACCCGGAGAAGTCGGTGTAGCCCATTCCATACTCGTAGCCTACCATGGTGCCGGTCCAGTTCCCGATGAGGTCCGGCGTCCCGGCAGCGGCAGCAACAGTGTTCGCCTGGGAGGTGGTGGTCGTGCAGCCGGAGATCAGCACCGCGATGAGGAGAATAAGTGCACAGAGGACGATTTTTCCGTTCATACTGGTTGGGTGAAGCCCGATACGAGATAAACCTGATCTTTTCGGGCGGCCGCTGCCAACCTTCGGGATCGACGCTCTCTCCAGCGTCCCGTATCGAAGAGCGGGGTGCACAGGGATCGGGTACCTGCCGCATCCCTGCCCCGGGGCAGACTCATGGCCTTTTTCTCCTGCGACGCCCACCATTGATCCGATCGCGGCGACGGCATATCAGAAGGGCGAATCTGCTTTTCACCCGCCGGCGTGCAAGAGAGGAGGAGTACCGATATGGATACACGAGAATTCTGCGTAAAACCGGTAGGCGTCGTCCACGCCGGCGGGGAATCGTACTCGATCGAGATCGCCGAACCGTTCCGGCCTGCCCTCGCCGGCCTCGACGGGTTTGGCCATATACTCGTGCTCTGGTGGGCCGATCAGGTTGCCACCGAAGAGCTCCGGAGCGAGACCGTATGCAGAAAGCCGTACACAAAAGGCCCGGATACGATCGGGATCTTCGCCACCCGGTCGCCGGTCCGGCCGAACCCGATTGCCCTATCAACGGTTCCGGTTCTCGGGATCGATACCGCCGCCGGG
This sequence is a window from Methanoculleus taiwanensis. Protein-coding genes within it:
- a CDS encoding SAM-dependent methyltransferase, whose protein sequence is MDTREFCVKPVGVVHAGGESYSIEIAEPFRPALAGLDGFGHILVLWWADQVATEELRSETVCRKPYTKGPDTIGIFATRSPVRPNPIALSTVPVLGIDTAAGIIEVPFIDADDGTPVLDIKPYLPATERIREVRVPAWSAHWPQWYEDNWGFDWAAEFTFED